A portion of the Trichomycterus rosablanca isolate fTriRos1 unplaced genomic scaffold, fTriRos1.hap1 scaffold_181, whole genome shotgun sequence genome contains these proteins:
- the LOC134306020 gene encoding putative nuclease HARBI1, producing MACPFLQDPVDIEAQIIRRALHRKRVIRPRLDILSFPDEFLRERYCFSSQSIIYLNNILKPHISNITHRGSALTSLQTLCIALRFFANGSFLYNVGDAEHIGKATVCRSVRKVCLALKRLLYNFVVFPGHKPIMNIKEEFHRIINIITNVEAKWPGSVHHARIFRESALYNKFDQGQYDGLLVADRGYPCMPYVMTPYPDPEPGPQSRYNLALCRTRAKVEMTIGILKARFQCLRGLRVTPERACDIIVACVVLHNIATIRREQHPAIPQINDEEEPHLNVPEHRNGRIVRNSICNHYFSD from the exons ATGGCGTGTCCTTttctccaggatccagttgatATCGAAGCGCAAATTATTCGCAGAGCTCTTCATCGCAAACGAGTAATTAGACCCAGATTAGACATACTTTCATTTCCCGATGAATTTCTCCGTGAACGTTACTGTTTTTCCTCGCAGTCAATTATATACCTAAACAATATTCTTAAGCCACACATTTCAAATATTACACATCGTGGATCAGCCCTCACGTCTTTGCAGACTTTATGCATTGCTCTCCGTTTTTTTGCCAATGGATCTTTTTTATACAATGTAGGAGACGCTGAACACATAGGCAAGGCAACTGTATGTCGGTCAGTCCGCAAAGTATGCCTAGCATTAAAACGGCTGTTGTACAATTTTGTGGTGTTCCCTGGGCATAAGCCTATAATGAACATCAAAGAGGAATTCCACAGAATT ATCAACATTATTACAAATGTTGAAGCCAAATGGCCAGGCTCTGTGCATCATGCAAGGATTTTTCGCGAGTCTGCACTATACAATAAATTTGATCAGG GACAATACGACGGCCTCCTTGTTGCAGACAGAGGGTATCCCTGCATGCCATATGTGATGACGCCATACCCTGACCCTGAGCCTGGACCACAGTCACGCTACAACCTGGCCCTCTGCAGAACAAGAGCAAAGGTTGAAATGACAATCGGGATCCTCAAGGCCAGGTTTCAGTGCCTGCGGGGGCTCAGGGTCACCCCAGAGAGGGCATGTGACATTATAGTGGCATGTGTGGTATTGCACAACATTGCCACTATCAGAAGGGAGCAACATCCTGCCATACCCCAAATAAATGATGAGGAGGAACCTCATCTTAATGTACCTGAACACAGAAATGGTCGAATTGTCAGAAATTCAATCTGCAATCACTATTTCTCTGATTGA